The following are encoded together in the Gasterosteus aculeatus chromosome 7, fGasAcu3.hap1.1, whole genome shotgun sequence genome:
- the pfdn2 gene encoding prefoldin subunit 2: MAANSSSTGSKPSNSAGGKPSGISAEQVVATFQRMRQEQRGMASKSAELEMDINEHSLVIDTLREVDPSRKCFRLVGGVLVERTVKEVLPALETNKEQITKLIDSINTRMQTKGRELTEYRERYNIRLMGEGEGEAQGPSAGSSRDSEGGGSKGGAGVLVS; this comes from the exons ATGGCAGCCAACAGTAGCAGCACGGGCAGCAAACCCAGCAACAGCGCCGGCGGAAAACCGTCCGGCATTTCAGCCGAACAG GTGGTGGCGACGTTTCAGAGGATGCGTCAGGAGCAGCGCGGTATGGCCTCTAAAtctgcagagctggagatgGACATCAACGAGCACAG CTTAGTGATTGACACGCTGAGGGAAGTGGACCCTTCGCGGAAATGCTTCCGTCTAGTAGGAGGAGTGTTGGTGGAGAGGACGGTGAAGGAAGTTCTACCTGCTCTGGAAACCAACAAAGAACAG ATCACCAAACTAATCGACAGCATCAACACGCGGATGCAGACGAAAGGACGGGAGCTGACGGAGTACAGGGAACGCTACAACATCCGGCTGATGGGCGAGGGCGAAGGAGAGGCTCAAGGCCCGTCGGCGGGATCTTCCAGGGACAGCGAGGGGGGCGGGTCTAAAGGCGGAGCCGGCGTTTTAGTGTCGTAG
- the LOC120821259 gene encoding actin-related protein 2 → MDSAGRKVVVCDNGTGFVKCGFAGSNFPDHIFPAMVGRPIIRSNTKVGNIEIKDLMVGDEASECRSMLEVSYPMENGMVRSWEDMLHLWDHTFGPGRLNIDPHECKILLTEPPMNPTKNREKIAEVMFEKYRFHGIYVAIQAVLTLYAQGLLTGVVLDSGDGVTHICPVYEGFSLPHLTRRLDIAGRDITRYLIKLLLLRGYAFNHTADFETVRMLKEELCYVGYNVEQEQRLALETTYLVETFTLPDGRQVRVGGERFGAPEALFQPHLVNVEGAGVAELLFNTIQAADIDLRADFYKHIVLSGGTTMYPGLPSRLEREIKQLYLERVLDGDTEKLSKFRIRIEDPPRRKHMVFLGGAVLANIMKDKESFWLSRAEYEEKGPAALQKLGGGVR, encoded by the exons ATGGACAGCGCGGGGAGAAAAGTGGTGGTCTGTGACAATGGGACGGGG TTTGTCAAGTGCGGCTTCGCTGGATCCAACTTCCCCGACCACATCTTCCCGGCCATGGTGGGTCGACCGATCATACGATCGAACACCAAAGTGGGCAACATCGAGATAAAG GACCTGATGGTGGGCGATGAGGCCAGCGAATGCCGCTCCATGCTGGAGGTGTCCTACCCCATGGAGAACGGGATGGTGCGCAGCTGGGAAGACATGCTCCACCTGTGGGACCACACCTTCGGCCCCGGCCGCCTGAACATCGACCCGCACGAATGCAAG ATCCTGCTGACGGAGCCGCCCATGAACCCCACCAAGAACCGGGAGAAGATCGCGGAGGTCATGTTCGAGAAGTACCGGTTCCACGGCATTTACGTGGCGATTCAGGCCGTGCTCACCCTCTACGCTCAGG GTTTGCTCACCGGTGTGGTCCTCGACTCGGGCGACGGCGTCACCCACATCTGCCCCGTGTACGAGGGCTTTTCTTTACCCCACCTCACTCGCCGGCTGGACATCGCAGGACGGGACATCACGCGGTACCTCATCAAG ctcctgctcctccgcggCTACGCCTTCAACCACACGGCCGACTTTGAGACGGTGCGCATGCTGAAGGAGGAGCTGTGCTACGTGGGGTACAACGTCGAGCAGGAGCAGCGCCTGGCCCTGGAGACCACCTACCTGGTGGAGACGTTCACG CTCCCCGACGGGCGGCaggtgagggtggggggagagCGGTTCGGGGCCCCCGAGGCTCTCTTCCAGCCCCACCTCGTCAACGTGGAGGGAGCAGGAGTGGCGGAGCTGCTTTTTAACACCATTCAGGCTGCAGACATCGACCTCAG GGCCGACTTCTACAAGCACATTGTTCTGTCAGGAGGGACCACCATGTACCCGGGACTCCCATCCAGGCTGGAGAGGGAGATCAAGCAGCTCTACCTGGAGCGGGTGCTGGACGGAGACACCGAGAAGCTATCC AAGTTCCGGATCCGCATCGAGGACCCTCCGCGGCGTAAGCACATGGTGTTCCTGGGCGGCGCGGTGCTCGCCAACATCATGAAAGACAAGGAGTCCTTCTGGCTGAGCAGGGCGGAGTACGAGGAGAAAGGCCCGGCAGCGCTGCAGAAACTGGGGGGAGGAGTCAGATAG
- the nit1 gene encoding deaminated glutathione amidase isoform X1, with product MFTVRCILGISAKKLTSLPVWRQPIEPQSRMSSSARPLAAVCQLTVTSDKEANFSACERLVEKAKERGACMVFLPENFDYIGSSPEETLSLCESLTGETVSRYTRLARKLGVWLSLGGFHERGHDWESDRRIYNTHVIIDDKGGVVSVYRKSHLFDVELPEKGVSLKESAFTLPGPSLVPPVQTPIGKVGLATCYDLRFPELSLALRRRGAEVLTFPSAFTVATGAAHWEVLLRARAIENQCFVLAAAQVGRHNEKRRSYGHALAVDPWGEVLADCGGEEPGVALVEIDLEKVAGTRRNMPVQRHRRDASFYRGLEET from the exons ATGTTCACGGTCAGGTGCATTTTGGGAATCTCTGCAAAAAAATTGACTTCTCTTCCAGTTTGGAGACAACCGATCGAGCCACAGAGCAG GATGTCCTCTTCGGCTCGCCCGCTGGCCGCGGTCTGTCAGCTGACAGTCACCTCGGACAAAGAGGCCAACTTCTCCGCCTGTGAGCGGCTGGTGGAGAAGGCCAAGGAGCGGGGCGCCTGCATGGTCTTCCTCCCGGAGAACTTTGACTACATCGGATCCAGTCCGGAGGAGACGCTGTCGCTGTGCGAGAGCCTGACGGGAGAAACCGTCTCGAGATACACTCGGCTGGCCAG GAAGTTGGGAGTGTGGTTGTCTCTCGGAGGATTTCACGAACGGGGACATGACTGGGAGTCGGACAGACGAATCTACAACACTCACGTCATAATTGATGATAAAG GTGGCGTCGTCTCGGTTTACAGGAAGTCCCACCTGTTTGACGTGGAGCTGCCGGAAAAAGGAGTCTCCCTCAAAGAGAGCGCCTTCACCCTCCCCGGACCCTCCCTCGTGCCTCCGGTCCAAACCCCCATCGGCAAG GTGGGCCTGGCCACCTGCTATGATTTGAGATTCCCCGAGTTATCGCTGGCTCTGCGGCGGCGCGGGGCGGAGGTCCTGACCTTTCCTTCGGCCTTCACCGTGGCGACGGGAGCAGCTCACTGGGAG GTGTTGCTCCGCGCGCGGGCCATCGAGAACCAGTGCTTCGTGCTGGCGGCGGCGCAGGTCGGCCGGCACAACGAGAAGCGGCGGTCCTACGGCCACGCGCTGGCGGTGGACCCGTGGGGCGAGGTGCTGGCCGActgcgggggggaggagcccGGCGTGGCGCTGGTGGAGATCGACCTGGAGAAGGTGGCCGGCACCAGGAGGAACATGCCGGTCCAGCGGCACCGCAGGGACGCCTCTTTCTATCGCGGTCTGGAGGAGACTTGA
- the six7 gene encoding SIX homeobox 7 — protein sequence MFPLPMFTPEQVARVCENLEETGDIERLGRFLWSLPAAVPGTAGEALNRHESVMRARALVAFHGGNFEGLYQILQSHRFTRESHAKLQDLWLDAHYREAERLRGRPLGPVEKYRIRKKFPLPRTIWDGEQKTHCFKERTRSLLREWYLQDPYPNPSRKRHLAQATGLTPTQVGNWFKNRRQRDRAASAKNRMQQDPSRMPSESSPDGSLQDRRHHPHLLPPSPRHPGSPEASDCSTDERRGTGASTPEISVSSDSEFES from the exons ATGTTCCCGCTGCCGATGTTCACGCCGGAGCAGGTCGCTCGGGTGTGCGAGAACCTGGAGGAGACCGGGGACATCGAGCGCCTGGGCCGGTTCCTGTGGTCGCTGCCGGCCGCCGTCCCCGGCACCGCGGGGGAGGCGCTGAACCGACACGAGTCCGTGATGCGCGCGCGGGCGCTGGTCGCCTTCCACGGCGGGAACTTCGAGGGTCTCTACCAGATCCTGCAGAGCCACCGGTTCACGCGCGAGTCGCACGCCAAGCTCCAGGACCTGTGGCTGGACGCGCACTACCGGGAGGCGGAGAGGCTGCGCGGGCGGCCGCTGGGTCCCGTGGAGAAGTACCGGATCCGCAAGAAGTTCCCGCTGCCCCGCACCATCTGGGACGGCGAGCAGAAGACGCACTGCTTCAAG GAAAGGACTCGCAGCTTGTTGAGAGAGTGGTACCTGCAGGACCCGTACCCAAACCCGTCCCGGAAGCGCCACCTGGCCCAGGCCACGGGACTCACCCCCACGCAGGTCGGCAACTGGTTCAAGAACCGCCGCCAAAGAGACCGCGCGGCGTCCGCAAAGAACCG aatGCAGCAGGATCCTTCCCGCATGCCCTCTGAGAGCTCACCCGATGGCTCCCTGCAGGACCGCCGCCACCACCCCCACCTGTTGCCTCCTTCGCCGCGTCACCCGGGCAGCCCGGAGGCCAGCGACTGCAGCACGGACGAGCGCAGAGGAACGGGAGCCTCCACCCCGGAGATCTCCGTCAGCAGCGACAGCGAGTTCGAGTCCTGA
- the b4gat1 gene encoding beta-1,4-glucuronyltransferase 1, translated as MHLSKKCSVFKVVLSALLIVALLQLIYLSFLSRFHGKQQRYRYSELFGVKKNGHPEKNSRKERLRYSLSTGGIFDHSGQYRVYKYLVKSDFTTNLKPGTDPGSNVLALATHTTINNLHHLESLVERWHNPLAVAIFAHGEDVKFATALVYALSFFCPQIQSLVDFHLVCLSGEMASFPEQDREHFAGLEDCASVFSRLETHRDKHKNYAIGGNVSYPNNLLRNVARGGTQSSYVLVLDIDMMPSADLHQQFLAMILGRGPTGDEVFVLPAFEIRHARKMPANKAELVQLYQVGEVRPFYEELCPRCQAPTNYSRWVNSHVREPGPLAAAYTLTWTDPWEPFYIGPRAAPLYDENFKQYGFNRISQACELHVAGYRFSVLSSAFVVHRGFKIQGEFHARKDEENKRNRVLFRSFKEGLKTKYPSSSRRC; from the exons ATGCATCTCTCCAAGAAATGCTCCGTCTTCAAAGTGGTGCTGAGTGCTCTGCTGATCGTGGCGCTCCTGCAGCTGATCTACCTGTCCTTCTTGTCCAGGTTTCACGGTAAGCAGCAGCGGTACCGGTACTCGGAGCTCTTCGGGGTCAAGAAGAATGGGCACCCGGAGAAAAACTCCCGGAAGGAGCGTCTGAGGTACTCGCTGTCCACCGGCGGGATCTTCGACCACAGCGGCCAGTACCGGGTGTACAAGTACCTGGTCAAAAGTGACTTCACCACAAACCTCAAGCCGGGGACCGACCCCGGGTCCAACGTCCTGGCCCTCGCCACGCACACGACCATCAACAACCTGCATCACCTGGAATCCCTCGTGGAGAGGTGGCACAACCCTCTCGCCGTGGCCATCTTCGCACACGGGGAAGATGTCAAGTTCGCCACGGCGCTGGTCTACGCCCTCAGCTTCTTCTGCCCTCAGATCCAATCCCTGGTGGACTTCCACCTGGTCTGCCTCTCCGGAGAGATGGCCAGTTTCCCCGAGCAGGACCGCGAGCACTTTGCGGGTCTCGAGGACTGCGCCTCGGTGTTCTCCAGACTGGAGACGCACCGGGACAAACACAAGAACTACGCCATCGGCGGGAACGTCTCCTACCCCAACAACCTCCTGCGCAACGTGGCCCGGGGCGGCACGCAGTCCTCCTACGTCCTGGTCCTCGACATCGACATGATGCCGAGCGCCGACCTGCACCAGCAGTTCCTGGCCATGATCCTGGGCCGCGGGCCGACGGGCGACGAGGTCTTCGTGCTGCCCGCCTTCGAGATCCGCCACGCCCGGAAGATGCCCGCCAACAAGGCCGAGCTGGTGCAGCTGTACCAGGTGGGCGAGGTGCGTCCGTTCTACGAGGAGCTGTGTCCCCGCTGTCAAGCGCCCACCAACTACTCGCGGTGGGTCAACAGCCACGTCCGGGAGCCGGGCCCGCTGGCGGCCGCCTACACGCTCACCTGGACGGACCCCTGGGAGCCCTTCTACATCGGGCCCCGCGCCGCGCCGCTCTACGACGAGAACTTCAAGCAATACGGCTTCAATCGCATCAGCCAG GCCTGCGAGCTCCACGTGGCCGGCTACAGGTTCTCGGTGCTGAGCTCGGCCTTCGTGGTGCACCGGGGCTTCAAGATCCAAGGGGAGTTCCACGCCAGGAAGGACGAGGAGAACAAACGCAACCGCGTGCTGTTCCGCAGCTTCAAAGAGGGCCTGAAGACCAAATACCCGTCCTCCAGCCGCCGGTGCTGA
- the nit1 gene encoding deaminated glutathione amidase isoform X2 has protein sequence MSSSARPLAAVCQLTVTSDKEANFSACERLVEKAKERGACMVFLPENFDYIGSSPEETLSLCESLTGETVSRYTRLARKLGVWLSLGGFHERGHDWESDRRIYNTHVIIDDKGGVVSVYRKSHLFDVELPEKGVSLKESAFTLPGPSLVPPVQTPIGKVGLATCYDLRFPELSLALRRRGAEVLTFPSAFTVATGAAHWEVLLRARAIENQCFVLAAAQVGRHNEKRRSYGHALAVDPWGEVLADCGGEEPGVALVEIDLEKVAGTRRNMPVQRHRRDASFYRGLEET, from the exons ATGTCCTCTTCGGCTCGCCCGCTGGCCGCGGTCTGTCAGCTGACAGTCACCTCGGACAAAGAGGCCAACTTCTCCGCCTGTGAGCGGCTGGTGGAGAAGGCCAAGGAGCGGGGCGCCTGCATGGTCTTCCTCCCGGAGAACTTTGACTACATCGGATCCAGTCCGGAGGAGACGCTGTCGCTGTGCGAGAGCCTGACGGGAGAAACCGTCTCGAGATACACTCGGCTGGCCAG GAAGTTGGGAGTGTGGTTGTCTCTCGGAGGATTTCACGAACGGGGACATGACTGGGAGTCGGACAGACGAATCTACAACACTCACGTCATAATTGATGATAAAG GTGGCGTCGTCTCGGTTTACAGGAAGTCCCACCTGTTTGACGTGGAGCTGCCGGAAAAAGGAGTCTCCCTCAAAGAGAGCGCCTTCACCCTCCCCGGACCCTCCCTCGTGCCTCCGGTCCAAACCCCCATCGGCAAG GTGGGCCTGGCCACCTGCTATGATTTGAGATTCCCCGAGTTATCGCTGGCTCTGCGGCGGCGCGGGGCGGAGGTCCTGACCTTTCCTTCGGCCTTCACCGTGGCGACGGGAGCAGCTCACTGGGAG GTGTTGCTCCGCGCGCGGGCCATCGAGAACCAGTGCTTCGTGCTGGCGGCGGCGCAGGTCGGCCGGCACAACGAGAAGCGGCGGTCCTACGGCCACGCGCTGGCGGTGGACCCGTGGGGCGAGGTGCTGGCCGActgcgggggggaggagcccGGCGTGGCGCTGGTGGAGATCGACCTGGAGAAGGTGGCCGGCACCAGGAGGAACATGCCGGTCCAGCGGCACCGCAGGGACGCCTCTTTCTATCGCGGTCTGGAGGAGACTTGA